Proteins found in one Arachis stenosperma cultivar V10309 chromosome 8, arast.V10309.gnm1.PFL2, whole genome shotgun sequence genomic segment:
- the LOC130946788 gene encoding O-fucosyltransferase 7-like has protein sequence MCYCSDGRSNEHRKAANSAQPPLTVIQLPRRVAVPFAILRRLLIATVSFLAVTTLLFVHVQVPSSSSSSSSSHSHRNYFTDKFPAFHDPQRWTREQAPPYLSKATFAASKLNDSRWDSDYEKLWKPPPNHGFLPCTKPTPNYTTYPESRGYLLVHTNGGLNQMRTGICDMVVVARIINATLVIPELDKKSFWQDNSNFSDIFDEEWFINSLANDVKIIKKLPKNLVHATKMVIQFKSWSTMDYYENEIASMWDFYKVIRASKTDSRLANNKLPSDIQKLRCRTCFEALRFSPRIEQMGKILVERMRSFGPYIALHLRYEKDMLAFSGCTHDLSTAEAEELRIIREHTAYWKRKHIDPIEERSKGLCPLTPKEVGIFLTALGYPSSTPIYIAAGEIYGGELHMAELRSRYPLLMSKEKLASVEELEPFSIHASQMAALDYIVSVESDVFVHSYPGNMARAVEGHRRFLSRGRSISPDRKALVRLFDKLANGKMTEGINLSNKIIDLHQKRQGLLRKRKGPISGTKGLDRFRSEEAFYSNPLPDCICQTPTPTANASHVVR, from the exons ATGTGTTATTGTAGCGATGGCCGTTCAAATGAACACAGAAAAGCCGCAAACTCTGCACAACCGCCACTAACGGTGATACAACTGCCGAGGCGCGTGGCGGTTCCATTTGCCATCCTGAGGAGGTTACTGATTGCCACCGTATCCTTCTTAGCGGTTACCACTCTCTTATTCGTCCATGTTCAagttccatcttcttcttcttcttcgtcttccTCTCACTCTCATCGTAACTACTTCACTGACAAGTTTCCCGCG TTTCATGATCCGCAAAGATGGACGAGAGAGCAAGCGCCGCCGTATTTATCCAAGGCTACATTTGCTGCTTCCAAG ttGAATGATTCAAGATGGGATTCAGATTATGAGAAACTGTGGAAGCCTCCACCAAATCATGGCTTTCTGCCCTGCACTAAGCCTACTCCTAATTATACAA CTTATCCCGAATCTAGAGGTTACCTTTTAGTTCATACAAATGGAGGTCTCAACCAAATGCGTACCGGG ATATGTGATATGGTAGTTGTAGCTCGCATCATAAACGCCACTCTTGTAATTCCGGAACTTGACAAGAAATCATTTTGGCAGGACAATAG CAATTTCTCTGATATCTTTGATGAAGAGTGGTTCATTAATTCTTTAGCTAATGATGTAAAAATCATTAAGAAGCTACCTAAAAATCTAGTTCATGCCACCAAAATGGTGATCCAATTCAAAAGCTGGTCTACAATGGATTACTATGAGAATGAGATTGCTTCCATGTGGGATTTTTACAAA GTTATTCGAGCTTCCAAAACTGATTCTCGGTTGGCAAATAACAAACTACCTTCGGATATTCAGAAGCTTCGCTGCCGAACTTGTTTTGAAGCTCTTCGTTTCTCTCCTCGAATTGAACAAATGGGGAAG ATTTTGGTGGAGAGAATGAGATCATTTGGTCCTTATATCGCGTTACATTTACGCTATGAGAAGGATATGCTTGCATTTAGTGGTTGCACACATGATTTATCTACCGCCGAAGCTGAAGAGTTAAGGATTATCAG AGAGCACACTGCATATTGGAAGAGGAAGCACATTGATCCCATTGAAGAGAGGTCAAAAGGACTTTGCCccttaactccaaaagaagttGGAATTTTTCTTACTGCTCTAGGATACCCTTCAAGTACTCCAATATACATTGCTGCTGGAGAAATATATGGGGGTGAGTTGCATATGGCTGAACTGCGATCGCGGTATCCATTGTTAATGAGCAAG GAAAAGCTTGCTTCCGTTGAGGAGCTTGAACCCTTTTCCATCCATGCATCTCAAATGGCTGCTCTTGACTATATTGTATCGGTCGAAAGTGATGTTTTTGTACACTCTTACCCCGGAAACATGGCCAGGGCTGTCGAAGGTCATCGTCGTTTTCTCAGCCGTGGAAGGTCAATTTCTCCGGATAG GAAAGCCCTTGTTCGTCTCTTTGATAAACTAGCTAATGGAAAAATGACAGAGGGGATAAATctatcaaataaaattattgatCTTCACCAAAAAAG GCAAGGCTTGTTAAGGAAGAGGAAAGGGCCCATTTCAGGAACAAAAGGGTTGGACAGGTTTCGATCTGAAGAAGCATTTTATTCGAATCCTTTACCTGATTGTATATGTCAAACACCAACACCAACTGCAAATGCTTCTCACGTTGTTAGGTAG